CATACACCAGCATGAAGGCCAGCACCGAGAAGATCACCCGGTTGTCCACCACCGCATCGCCCAGGCGCACGGGCTGCACGGCACGCGGGTGCACCAGCCGCGTCATCTCGCGCCGGGCCTGCTTGACAAGAATGAGCATGCGCACCATCTTGATACCGCAGCCGGTGGAGCCCGCGCTGGTGGCCACGCCCGACATGAGCAGCATCAGCACCGGCGCAAACACCGGCCAGCCCAAATAGTCCACCGTAGCGTAGCCCGTGGTGGTGGCCAGCGACACGGTGTTGAACATGCCGTGCCGCAGGGCGGCCAGCGGCTCGTACACCCCCTTGGCCCACAGCAGCAGCGACACCACCAGCCCACCGCCGATCAGCGTGCCCAGCGTGGCGCGCAGCTCCGGGTCGCGCCAAGCGCTGCGCCAGTCGCTCTTGCGCAAGGCCACAAAATACAGCGCAAAGTTGCAGCTGGCCACGAGCATGAAAACGATGGCAATGGCTTCGAGCAGCGGCGACTGAAAATGCCCAAAGCTTGCGTCGTAGGGCGACAGACCACCCAGGCTCACCGTGGTGAACATGTGCATCACCGCATCCAGCGGCGCCATGCCGCCCAGCCAGTACGCCAGCGCACAGGCCACCGAGAACAGCGCGTACACGCCCCACAGCCCCTTGGCGGTGCCGGTCATGCGCGGGGTGAGCTTGGCGTCTTTGACCGGCCCTGCGGCCTCGGCCTTGAAGAGCTGGCTGCCGCCCACGCCCAGCAGCGGCAGCACGGCCACCGCCAAAATCAAAATGCCCATGCCGCCCAGCCACTGCAAAAAGGTGCGCCAGATGTTGACGGACACCGGCAACGTGTCCAGCCCGCTCATCACCGTCGAGCCCGTGGTCGTGAGGCCCGACACCGCCTCAAAGTACGCGTGCGTGAACGACAGCGGCCGCCCGATGAAATGCCCCGCCAGCATCAGCGGCAGCGCGGCAAACAAGGGCAGCAGCACCCACACCAACGAAGCCAGCATCACCCCATGGCGCGGCTGCAGCTCGCGCCGGAAGACGCGAAAGCTCCACCACAGCCAGCCCCCGGCAAACGCCGTGGCAGCCATGGACAGCAGGTACACAAACCAGATGCCGTCCTGCATCCACCACGACACAGCCGCAGGCAAGGCCAGGGACGAGGCAAAGATCATCACCAAAATGCCCAGCACGCGCAGGACAGGAAACATGTCCGTCATGGTCAGCCCGCCGCGTCAGAAAAACGTCGCGCTCACGCGAAAGAGCTTTTCCACTTCGCGCACCAGGCGCTTGTGCGGCAGGAAGAAGACCACATGGTCATTGCTCTCCAGCACCGTGGCGCTGCGCGGGATGATCACCTGCGGCTCGGGCAGCACAGCGCCGCCCTCGCCCGCAGGCGCCGTGGCGTCCGGCAAGCCCCGCACGATGAGGCCGATGTGCACATCGCGCGGCAGGTGCAGCTCGCTGACCTTGCGACCCACCACCCGCGAACTCTTGCGGTCGCCGCGCACCACGATCTCCAGCGCCTCGGCCACACCCCGGCGCAGGCTGTGCACGGCCTGCACATCGCCCTGGCGCACAAAGGCCAGCAACTCGCCCAGCATGGCCTGCGCGGGCGACAGCGCAATGTCGATTTCCGTGCCGTGCATCAAATCGGCATAGCTGCGGCGGTTGATGAGCGCCAGCACACGGCTGGCGCCCATGCGCTTGGCCAGCAGGCAGGACATGATGTTGTCCTCATCGTCATCGGTCACGGCCAGGAACAGGTCCACCTCTTCCACGCCTTCGTCGCCCAGCAGGTCTTCATCGGTGGTGTCGCCCTGCAGCACCAGCACGTCGTGCGGCAGCACCGACGCAAGCTCCACGCAACGCTGCGGGTCAGACTCGATGACCTTGAGGTGAAAGCGACCCTCTTGCTGGCCCAGCTGCTGCGCCAGGCGCAAGCCCACGCGCCCGCCTCCGGCAATCATGATGCGGCG
This Acidovorax sp. 106 DNA region includes the following protein-coding sequences:
- a CDS encoding TrkH family potassium uptake protein is translated as MTDMFPVLRVLGILVMIFASSLALPAAVSWWMQDGIWFVYLLSMAATAFAGGWLWWSFRVFRRELQPRHGVMLASLVWVLLPLFAALPLMLAGHFIGRPLSFTHAYFEAVSGLTTTGSTVMSGLDTLPVSVNIWRTFLQWLGGMGILILAVAVLPLLGVGGSQLFKAEAAGPVKDAKLTPRMTGTAKGLWGVYALFSVACALAYWLGGMAPLDAVMHMFTTVSLGGLSPYDASFGHFQSPLLEAIAIVFMLVASCNFALYFVALRKSDWRSAWRDPELRATLGTLIGGGLVVSLLLWAKGVYEPLAALRHGMFNTVSLATTTGYATVDYLGWPVFAPVLMLLMSGVATSAGSTGCGIKMVRMLILVKQARREMTRLVHPRAVQPVRLGDAVVDNRVIFSVLAFMLVYGATVIGLSMVLLLTDLDPVTAFSAVLASVNCAGPGLGAVGPASNFSVLTDFQVWVCTLAMLLGRLEILSFMAVLTPAFWRR
- the trkA gene encoding Trk system potassium transporter TrkA — encoded protein: MKIIILGAGRVGESVADSLVSERNDITVIDTDAERLRDLESRFDLRGVVGNGIEPAVLAEAGARDTDLLIACAAQDETNLVCCKIAQLLFNIPTRIARVRSTGLEGDARLLGAEGFAVDRTICPEESLTRYIGKLIDYPEAMQVREFAGGRACLVSVRARQGAPMVGGTIAALRASAPEVAVRLVAIYRRFPDEPDRFVACAGNTRIEPGDEVFVLAAQEHIAHVLSALHRRDARHAHPVRRIMIAGGGRVGLRLAQQLGQQEGRFHLKVIESDPQRCVELASVLPHDVLVLQGDTTDEDLLGDEGVEEVDLFLAVTDDDEDNIMSCLLAKRMGASRVLALINRRSYADLMHGTEIDIALSPAQAMLGELLAFVRQGDVQAVHSLRRGVAEALEIVVRGDRKSSRVVGRKVSELHLPRDVHIGLIVRGLPDATAPAGEGGAVLPEPQVIIPRSATVLESNDHVVFFLPHKRLVREVEKLFRVSATFF